The following proteins are encoded in a genomic region of Ostrea edulis chromosome 7, xbOstEdul1.1, whole genome shotgun sequence:
- the LOC130047698 gene encoding cerebellin-3-like has product MLQVLYLLICMVALSRSDCPCKNEIRNYNICTKSANSCGLHLSEFEECIKNRFTSMETELTTLKTYLPGKKPVSFMAQPSSRFKSSSGKFLKFGRVTTNKGNGYDGKTGVFTAPVAGTYSFTLTIGMPTPSSTSDYLRLHILHNNYQVGFWWTPWVGKWIKISENILLDMKKGDNVRIKVYSWPKEFQYIGGTTHSNFNGFLIQ; this is encoded by the exons ATGTTACAGGTGCTTTATCTGCTGATTTGTATGGTTGCCTTGTCTCGATCTGACTGTCCGTGTAAGAATGAAATAAGAAACTACAACATCTGCACGAAGTCTGCCAATTCATGTGGTCTTCACCTCAGCGAATTTGAAGAGTGTATAAAGAACAGATTTACTTCAATGGAGACCGAATTGACAACTTTGAAAACATATCTTCCAG GTAAAAAGCCTGTCTCTTTCATGGCTCAGCCATCCTCAAGGTTCAAATCTTCGTCTGGGAAGTTTCTTAAATTTGGAAGAGTTACAACCAATAAAGGGAACGGATACGACGGCAAGACTGGTGTGTTTACCGCCCCTGTAGCAGGAACCTACTCCTTTACTCTTACCATCGGTATGCCTACACCCTCCAGCACGTCAGACTACTTGAGGTTACATATACTACATAACAATTATCAAGTTGGATTTTGGTGGACTCCATGGGTGGGAAAGTGGATTAAAATCTCCGAAAATATTCTTCTTGACATGAAGAAGGGAGACAACGTACGCATCAAGGTGTACTCATGGCCAAAAGAGTTTCAGTATATCGGAGGTACAACCCATTCCAACTTCAATGGTTTCTTAATACAATGA